One Papaver somniferum cultivar HN1 unplaced genomic scaffold, ASM357369v1 unplaced-scaffold_135, whole genome shotgun sequence genomic window, AGAGGAGAAATGTTAGAAACCTTTCCTTACTACAAGAATGGAACAAGTAACGGTTTGCAGATACGGAAATCAGTTTTCTGTTATGTGGATTTGCTGCAACTTCATTCTTCACCCTCTTCATTCTTTATTCTCCAAATCCATTCAGTAACTTCATATTTAAGCAGCATTACAACGCTACGGGAGAGATCGATCCTGACGCCATCATTAACCCCAAAAAAGGTATGTACGTACATTTTTTTTATAGGTCATTGGGTGCTAGGACGCTTTCGAGTTTCATGAATCACCGTGTTTAAATTTTTTATGGTGTAGAGAGTAATGATGAGAAGATCAAGTGCGACTTGTTTGAGGGAAAATGGATACCGGACTCCAACGGTTCACTGTATACGAACTGGAGTTGTCCGCTGATACCAAATTCAAGGAATTGCCTAAAATTTGGAAGGGAAAATGCTGATTTTATAAATTGGAGATGAATGCCAAATGACTGTGAGCTTCCAATTCCAAGATTCAATGCTAAGACGTTCCTATCAATCGTTCGAGGGAAAAAGCTAGCGTTTATTGGCGATTCCCTTGCTAGAAACCAGATGGACTCGCTTCTTTGTCTATTATCTCAAGTGAGTACTGCTTCATTTGTTCAGGTTTCAATACGTGCGTCTTAAGACTCCTAATCTGTGTACTTTGCAGGGTGAAACTCCAAAGGATGTCTACACAGACGATTCGGATCATTATCGAACATTTTACTTTCCTTCTCATGATTTCACTCTCATGGCCTACTGGACACAACACTTGTTTTCTTCAGCAGTGAAAATAGTTAATGGTTCAGAGACTGCAATGTTTGATATACACCTCGACAGGATCGACGATAACTGGGGTCAGAAATTACCTATTCTAGATTACGCTGTCATTTCAATAGGTCACTGGTTTAACCGGAAAAATTACTTATACGAAGGTGGTAAAGTAGTAGGCTGTATATACTGCGACGAACCAGATGTGCCTAATTTAGGACTTGCGGATGTCGTAGGCAAAGCCATGGGTAAAGCACTTGAATACATCAATGATTGTAAGGAGTGCAAAGCATTGTTTACTTTGGTACGGACATTTTCGCCTACACATTTCGAGTACGGGTCTTGGAATGATGGAGGCAAATGTAAAAGAACAAGTCCTTCCACTGAAAAACAAGCCGATTATGATTTTCTAATGGGAGTAAGGAATTTCCAGGtgaaagaatttgagaagattaagaagagAACAACTGATGGAAAGAGATTTGAGATTTTGGATATAACTAGGGCCATGTTGATGAGACCTGATGGACATCCAGGAACCAATTCGCATGACCCGAGTTATAGAGATTGTATGCACTGGTGTCTGCCTGGACCTGTCGACGTATGGAATCAATTATTGATGGTTTTGCTGCAGAACAAAGATGGCTCAATGAAGCAAACGCAATTAAACTAACGGACATGGATCATCATCAGCTGTTCTCCAATATTCTTATTCTCTTCATCTCTTCAAATCCCTGGTAAAATGAAGATTTGTAAGATTTGTAAGCTGATAATGATGACAAATCCTACATAATTCTTTTACCTCTACTGGCCATGTACGTTTGAGGCTTTTCAACATTGCTTTTTTACCTGACATAACATTGTTTCCCAGGAAAAAAGAAACTTATACCTCGCCAACAACGAAGATGTAGTGACCCAAAACAATTTATGCCCAAGCTTGTTTATCTCTAATGCCCTATCCCACTAGATTCTAGTCCACAGGGCCATAGGCATGATAAGATCCTTCTAGGTCAGAAAAGCAGCATGAGAACCTAGAAATGCAGAATAAAACAAAGAAGAACTTGCAAAAACCCTAGATCAAACTATAGTCAAAATTGCAATTATACATCTAGATCATCCAGACATGTGGTAAGACCGTAAGAGACAGAATAAAACTAATCCTTAAAATCATTCAAACATCATAACGAGTTTTTAGATACTCTTCATCAAGAGTAATATAAAGATTAGTTCCTATTCCAGTTGCCTCTTCCACGACCGCGGCCACCTCTTCCACGGCCACCACCACCTCTGCCTCCACCTCCTCTGCCACCCAATGCCTTATTTGCTTCTGGCTTTAGTTTCATGTTTTCAGGCAAAGGAAGAATGTGGTCGACACACTTCCTGAAGCTGAAATCGTCAACGGATTCATCTTCCCTGATCAGAAAGTAACATCGACTTTTCCACATTGGGTGGTAACGGACTTGGAATGCTTTTACCCCTGCACCAACCTTCTTGTCTGACTCTGAATGACCCTTCTTGATCAAGTCGAGCAAAACCATGCACTCATACTGCACAAGCCGTGATGCAAAGTGTTAATAAAATCAGATAATACACCACATAGTATAAGACTAAGATACTGTTCACAGATCATAGTATTGAAATCGACAATAATATAAATGCAACCAATTGCCTTGCCAGACGATTATCAAATGCCAATCTGGTCGAATATATGCACGTATGCTGATTCAAAGTGGTAGTAGGAAATTTATAAAGTTGGAAATTCATTAAACTACGGGAGAAATTTTTGTTTCTCCAAAAGATTAGACATTCCTCAGCTACTGCATTTACACTGAAGTTCCTTCCAGTGCAGAGTTGAGGCAAAATTTTCACTAATAACACTATGACTCCATGAAACTGATTTGCATTCGTTGAAACTCATTCTGAACAAAGTAACAGTATGAGAAGGATACAGGAACACCAATTAGAGTAAACATGCATGAGTTCAGATGGAGCAACTATAAGGTACAGAACAAGAACTATGAAAGTATTTCAGATACCTACGCATTGGATAATATGTCCACAACTTCGATTTCCCTAATCATTATTGTTTCTAGAAAGAGATACATCTCATATTTCTCCTATTTCATTTCATTAGTGAGGGATATAAAGCTTATGAATCATATATGAAGCTTCTCATAGTATGAACAGAGCAGTGCGGCATCAAGAGCTTATATTTTTATCTACAGAAAACATTGAAGTAAGTAGAGTAGGCTAGAGTCTTCATTCAAAACTTCCCTGAACATCAGAAGACCAAATATTTCCGTTGGACCAACAAAAGTAGTCATAAAATTTCTATGTACAATGTATTCTCTTACTTATCATCTACATAATCATTCAATCCCATACATGATGTTATACGGCAGGATCAATAAACACCATTCTAATCAAATACGAAATCACAATAAACAACAGCAATTTGTTTTAAAATGCAATTCGTTATATTAAAGAGATACCCTATAAGAAAGGCTTCCATTTTCGGAAAGCCGACTAAGTCATAGTTTTCATTGCCACCAAATTCAAGTTTTGACCAATAAAACCATTGATTCACCTAAACCCTATTTTTATAAGACTCATACTGAAATCAACCCTAATAAACCAATCAGGCACAATCTAGCAAATCATAAAATTAACTTAATAACTCAGTATAAGCTCCTAAAAGGTTCGCAAATCATAAAACTCAACAGAACCCAGGActcaatttttaaaaccctaggCTCAATTTTTGAGCAGGTTTGTAAAACACTGAAATCAAATACAGTTTGGGTTGGGAAATTATACCTTGTTAACATCCAAATTAGGAGGCCAATAATGAAGGAACTTGTAGAAATAATCAAACATTTCAACAGAAGTGTTGAAAGTTTTGGGTCCAAGCTGAACAGGTTCAGATTTCTTCTCTTCACCTTCAGTTTCATCATCTCCGCCTTCTTCTACCttctgtttctttgctgcttcatTCTCTTCAACACCGTTGTTTTCTCTAGATCGCTTGGAATCACCGTTCGTTTCAGAACCGTTTTGAGGAGTTTCAACTTCCATGGTTTCTTGTGGAATCTCTGAAACTACTTCTGCCATGATTGATATTTTTGGAGATAGCGGCTATGTAAAATTTCTGGCGAGAGAAAGTGAAGAgttctaaaaccctaaattgattatATACGAATACGAGGGTTCTGTACggggaaagagagagaaagaggtgAAGACAGCGTGGGACTGGGAGGACTCTATGCGAGTTATATGATGTGTAGCACGGCCACTTCTATTTTGGGGCCGTGTCCAAATCAGACGGTTGGACACGCGCTCCCTATGTCGGACACACATCACAAACCTATTTCGCACACCTATATGAATGTGTACTAGTGATGCCTAAAGTTATTGTGGTATGTTCTTATTAAGGCTGCACAAGATCCGGTCCGATTAACCTGTACCGACCCGGACCCGAAAGACCCGGATTCGAACCGACCCGGACCCGGATTCGAACCGATCCGGACCCGGAgttaccggtacatgtaccggttctgAATGTTGATACCCGGTATAGAccggtacaggtaccggttctggGCTATTCCCAGTCTGTATCGAACCGAAAAACCCGGTAAATTAGAGCCATTGATATCTTTTAAGATATTACATCCTAGCCGTCccttttaggtttagtctcatcttcaactccaggtacaggtacTGGTCCTGGTCTTGGTACATGTACAGATACAGATACAGGTACAGGTACCTTCGTTATTTTGAACTTAAGttgtaatgttgaactttatatgttAAGTTAGTTTGTTGTTAGCCTTTGTGTttcaaaatttgggtaaaaaacccggtaccggtctgGAACCGGACCGGTCTTACCAGTACAGGTACAAGTCCAGGTACAGGTACACAAATTGAGGAACCGGTCAACTCcgtgtacaggtaccggttccacCAAAAACCCGGTCCGAACCGGTCCATGTACAGCTCTAGTTCTTATGCTTGTTCCCGTCCGCGTGTCAAACACCAGAATTTGTGACCTTTGTACCCTCTAAGGGTATGACCAATGTAGTTTTTCTCGATTTCGGTTCGTTTCGGTCGAGACTGAGACACCAGAACAAGTTTGTCTTCGAGATCCTCGGTGAGGTTTTCGGTGAAATCTCGGAATAACTGCCGAAAATTTGTTTCAAATTTTATACATATAGTATGTATATCAAGCATTATTCAAACATTTTCCCACATAATTGTGTGTAAATATCATAAATTTATTAAAATAGAAACAAATCatcattaaaaataataaaaaaactctATATTCATACAAATTTCAAAAACTTCAACCAAGTTTCCGGCTAATTCATGCTAATTCCGGCGGAGTCACCCAAGATTCAACCAAAAATTCTAGACGATTCCAGCCAAATTTCGTTTCGGCGGAATTAAGCATTCAGCTACCTTGAGAACCGAAACCGGAATTTCCGACGAGATCTCGGCTATCTCGGTCGAGATTGACCACTTTGGGTATGGAAAAGTGGCAAACATATGTGTTAAAGTGTCAAATATACCATTTAGGCACACACGATGGAGCTTCCAGCGAGAGATAGAGACTTCATCACTATATATGGTCTTAATATCGTTTTTGGGTCAGAAAAACTCCAGCACTAGTTTTTCCATCGCTCGTTTATTAGGACATTGCTCAGTTGTTATTCATCCAACGGTTAGGATTCCCCCTCCTATAAATACTCATCTTCAACTTCATTTCAACTGACAACAAAATTCCAAATCTCTCTAGGATTTGTCAATCTCAGACATCTTCCGTacttttcatcattcttctaATTCTTCAAAGTGCATAGAATACCAACGTGCTGCGAAAAATCAGGGAGTTGTTAACCAAGCCAATGTGCAAAGTTAAATAAGAAGACGGTTACCAAAATTTACTACTATggaagatgaatgcatttgtaGGAATTATGTTCTTTTTAACTGAGACTCTCTTCATTGCAGATGCATTCCAAACCCAAACATTTTGGCAAAGGATATTtgggaaatttcaagaacaaacaatgaacctCAACAATCGAGACATGAGCGCGTTGAGTCACCGGTTCAATGTAATCCATAAGGTAATTATTATTTATGTTTCTTTACTGATGCAAGCAGGTCGAAACATGAGGGATGGTGAAACCATGATGGACATTGAACAAAGGTGTCTGGTGGAGGGGCGTCGCGTCAACGAAAAATCCTTCCAATATGGAAGTTGTTTTGAGATTTTTAAAGTGTTCCCAAATGTAATCCAATGTTTATATTTTAGTTTATAAGTCTAAGtattaagttttaatatttgtATTACTTTATtagttaaaattaaaatataacTCTAATTAAAATGTAAGACTGAATTATAATATCAGTTTAGTTAGTAAAAAATACGAGCCGAATTTTCAAAATCATTTAACTTCGAATTAATCATTTATGGTCACTTTACAAGACATTAAACTagataataataatttaatatatagactttaaaaataaaaatatgggacaatcttcttcatcttgtttatcttcttaatttcacacaagtatgcatacttttgcTTCCcgtttttggacttatacactaatgtgcgaacacactatgcttatatccaaagatggttacaagattttaaactctttatttcaatcactgaaacattcttagaggatggcaatagccgttttcacacactattagcatcaaagcaattttcaagatattgaaataatcattatcgaaacattccaagcctacatcaaatgattgtatcacacaaaccatgtaagatgttactcggtaattttctcatgatataagatgaacttggtcgaagcgaaagcttactaacacatatttcgagaaatatgtaagcgagatatactcagctcgaaatatcaaatgtgtatagagaaaactatatcgtaacacgacttatgtctcaatataggagatagtaaaaatagactttccaagtgatagatgagtttaaagtctccacataccttttgttgatgaagttccacaggctccccttagtagttcttcgtcttcaaatgaacgtcgtggagtctaagctCAACCACACTATttgtgtcctagtccgagacatctataaataggctataaatcaagacttatagttttgatcactaacattgacaaacatgcttgagatagcaacgcatgcgagtttgaccgagaagtgctctaaataGTCTATACGTTCAAAATTGAGAAGAGgtagagatataaaatttatatacatattttcaagtaTCATTAAGTTATTGTTCTTGCAATTGTATAGATTTTGTTCATACCGGTTTCCGAACAAAAAAAATGGTGGTTTACTTGGTACCTGCTCCTTTTTATGAAGCATCGTGATGCTAAGGCAACAACATGCTTGTCCCTTACTCGCGGAAGAAACATTTACCTATATTGCTTACGAGTGATAGCATTAATAATGTTTTAGCATCACTATGCTATGATGATCCCTTTGGGAAACATCGTTGTTCATATGTCCCTTCCTCAATGAAGCATCATGAAGGACGCTTGCCGCAAAAAGAACAAAAGATTTGGCTTACGTCCAAGTGGTCCCGGagtttaagttgtaaaaatgtcaataaGATATATATAGGGATGGGGTATTAGTTGAAATTTGACGATGCTTACCCTAAAAAGCATCATTATTTGTGTGTCCCTTCATTGAGGAAACATCATAGTGCAATTGCACTATTATGCTACGACGGTTGCTTAAGGAAACATTACTGACCTCATGTAACTTCGTCAAAGAAGCATTACTGTTGGAAATTGAAGAAGCTAAAGGAAGAAGTATTGTT contains:
- the LOC113333901 gene encoding protein EMBRYO DEFECTIVE 514-like encodes the protein MAEVVSEIPQETMEVETPQNGSETNGDSKRSRENNGVEENEAAKKQKVEEGGDDETEGEEKKSEPVQLGPKTFNTSVEMFDYFYKFLHYWPPNLDVNKYECMVLLDLIKKGHSESDKKVGAGVKAFQVRYHPMWKSRCYFLIREDESVDDFSFRKCVDHILPLPENMKLKPEANKALGGRGGGGRGGGGRGRGGRGRGRGNWNRN
- the LOC113333900 gene encoding protein ALTERED XYLOGLUCAN 4-like → MPNDCELPIPRFNAKTFLSIVRGKKLAFIGDSLARNQMDSLLCLLSQGETPKDVYTDDSDHYRTFYFPSHDFTLMAYWTQHLFSSAVKIVNGSETAMFDIHLDRIDDNWGQKLPILDYAVISIGHWFNRKNYLYEGGKVVGCIYCDEPDVPNLGLADVVGKAMGKALEYINDCKECKALFTLVRTFSPTHFEYGSWNDGGKCKRTSPSTEKQADYDFLMGVRNFQVKEFEKIKKRTTDGKRFEILDITRAMLMRPDGHPGTNSHDPSYRDCMHWCLPGPVDVWNQLLMVLLQNKDGSMKQTQLN